Proteins encoded by one window of Desmodus rotundus isolate HL8 unplaced genomic scaffold, HLdesRot8A.1 manual_scaffold_489, whole genome shotgun sequence:
- the PRR14 gene encoding proline-rich protein 14 isoform X1 — MDLPGESSPPGQPRLCRQPLSRALWGARSPKRARLQPPVAPSPLEKASRRVLAVVLEDVMAARMVPRVPQEETSTPLHRSNRWDSVHNQLPASPPRQAVWSSQARPPYPLHLCREPLSRIHQSFSTVKHQSRTTPGPEEGPSQEVDRSPQPTLVVMLEDVAGPRPPAEGFTDETPNFIIPARRAESMMMVHQTMPLPKDLEAPFQASAPSTDPLENSSPAPDPVLEAPSTPPPSSLLRPRLSPWGLAPLFRSVRSKLESFADIFLTPNKAPQPPPPSPPMKLELKIAISEAEQSRAAEGTASVSPRPPIRQWRAQDHHPPVPLPKPPLGRSHSCPDLGPPGSDTCSWPPSSHHPSRPRPRRHTVGSGEMARAPPPPPPRPCLRKEVFPLGGVGGSPPLITSCSSTASTSSSFSEPAKPRLGSTKGKEPQASQDQVLSDPETKTMGKVSRFRIRRTVARPQLNLTPMGLPRPIRLNKKEFSLEEIYTNKNYQSPTTRRTFETIFEEPRERNGTLIFTSSRKLRRAVEFRDSSLPRSRRPSRGVRASAGRTLTPNVAPSPDVGPLLQQRLEELDALLLEEEEVD, encoded by the exons ATGGACTTGCCCGGGGAATCCAG CCCGCCTGGCCAGCCACGTCTGTGCCGCCAGCCGCTGAGTCGAGCATTATGGGGAGCCAGAAGCCCGAAACGGGCGAGGCTGCAGCCCCCGGTAGCCCCTTCACCATTGGAAAAGGCCTCTCGGCGGGTCCTGGCCGTGGTACTGGAAGATGTCATGGCTGCCCGTATG GTCCCCCGGGTGCCCCAAGAAGAGACATCTACTCCACTGCACCGCAGCAACCGTTGGGATTCTGTCCACAACCAGCTGCCTGCCTCGCCACCCCGACAGGCTGTGTGGTCGTCACAGGCCAG GCCTCCCTATCCACTACACTTATGCCGAGAGCCCTTGAGCCGCATCCACCAATCTTTTTCCACCGTGAAGCATCAGTCAAGGACAACCCCTGGCCCAGAGGAAGGCCCTTCACAAGAGGTGGACCGGTCCCCCCAGCCCACTCTGGTGGTGATGCTAGAAGATGTTGCCGGACCCAGACCCCCAGCTGAG GGCTTCACGGACGAGACTCCCAACTTCATCATCCCAGCAAGAAG AGCTGAATCCATGATGATGGTTCACCAGACAATGCCTCTGCCCAAGGACCTGGAAGCCCCATTCCAGGCATCTGCCCCGTCTACAGACCCTCTGGAGAACTCATCACCAG cCCCAGATCCTGTTCTGGAAGCCCCATCGACCCCACCGCCATCCAGCCTTTTACGCCCCCGCCTCAGTCCCTGGGGCTTGGCACCCCTCTTCCGTTCCGTTCGTTCCAAGCTGGAGAGCTTTGCTGACATCTTCCTCACACCCAACAAagccccacagcccccacccccatcacctccCATGAAGTTGGAGTTGAAGATTGCCATCTCAGAGGCTGAGCAGTCCAGGGCTGCTGAGGGTACTGCATCTGTCAGTCCCCGCCCTCCTATCCGCCAGTGGCGAGCTCAAGACCACCATCCCCCAGTACCTCTCCCTAAGCCACCTCTGGGCCGAAGTCACTCCTGCCCTGACCTGGGGCCTCCTGGCTCAGATACCTGCAGCTGGCCCCCTTCTTCACACCACCCAAGCCGGCCACGGCCTCGGCGGCATACTGTGGGTAGTGGAGAGATGGCTCGAGCCCCGCCACCGCCACCCCCTCGACCCTGTCTCCGGAAAGAGGTCTTCCCTCTTGGAGGAGTGGGAGGCTCTCCTCCCCTCATCACATCTTGTTCGTCCACCGcatccacttcctcctccttctctgagCCTGCAAAACCCAG GTTGGGCTCAACTAAGGGGAAGGAGCCACAGGCCTCACAGGACCAAGTGCTGTCAGACCCTGAGACCAAG ACCATGGGAAAGGTTTCTCGATTTAGAATACGCAGGACAGTGGCCCGTCCTCAACTAAACCTTACACCAATGGGGCTGCCTCGACCAATCAG GTTGAACAAGAAGGAGTTCAGCTTGGAAGAAATTTATACCAATAAGAATTATCAGTCACCTACAACCAGGAG GACCTTTGAGACCATCTTCGAGGAACCCCGGGAGCGCAACGGGACTCTGATTTTTACCAGCTCAAGGAAGCTGCGGCGGGCTGTGGAATTTCGGGACAGTAGCCTTCCTCGATCCCGGAGGCCATCTCGTGGGGTCCGGGCTTCAGCTGGCAGGACCCTTACTCCTAacgtggcccccagcccagatGTGGGACCCCTGCTGCAGCAGCGGCTGGAGGAGCTGGATGCCTTGCtcctggaagaggaggaagtggatTAG
- the PRR14 gene encoding proline-rich protein 14 isoform X2, which translates to MDLPGESSPPGQPRLCRQPLSRALWGARSPKRARLQPPVAPSPLEKASRRVLAVVLEDVMAARMVPRVPQEETSTPLHRSNRWDSVHNQLPASPPRQAVWSSQARPPYPLHLCREPLSRIHQSFSTVKHQSRTTPGPEEGPSQEVDRSPQPTLVVMLEDVAGPRPPAEGFTDETPNFIIPARRAESMMMVHQTMPLPKDLEAPFQASAPSTDPLENSSPAPDPVLEAPSTPPPSSLLRPRLSPWGLAPLFRSVRSKLESFADIFLTPNKAPQPPPPSPPMKLELKIAISEAEQSRAAEGTASVSPRPPIRQWRAQDHHPPVPLPKPPLGRSHSCPDLGPPGSDTCSWPPSSHHPSRPRPRRHTVGSGEMARAPPPPPPRPCLRKEVFPLGGVGGSPPLITSCSSTASTSSSFSEPAKPRLGSTKGKEPQASQDQVLSDPETKTMGKVSRFRIRRTVARPQLNLTPMGLPRPIRLNKKEFSLEEIYTNKNYQSPTTRSPPPCLIQDL; encoded by the exons ATGGACTTGCCCGGGGAATCCAG CCCGCCTGGCCAGCCACGTCTGTGCCGCCAGCCGCTGAGTCGAGCATTATGGGGAGCCAGAAGCCCGAAACGGGCGAGGCTGCAGCCCCCGGTAGCCCCTTCACCATTGGAAAAGGCCTCTCGGCGGGTCCTGGCCGTGGTACTGGAAGATGTCATGGCTGCCCGTATG GTCCCCCGGGTGCCCCAAGAAGAGACATCTACTCCACTGCACCGCAGCAACCGTTGGGATTCTGTCCACAACCAGCTGCCTGCCTCGCCACCCCGACAGGCTGTGTGGTCGTCACAGGCCAG GCCTCCCTATCCACTACACTTATGCCGAGAGCCCTTGAGCCGCATCCACCAATCTTTTTCCACCGTGAAGCATCAGTCAAGGACAACCCCTGGCCCAGAGGAAGGCCCTTCACAAGAGGTGGACCGGTCCCCCCAGCCCACTCTGGTGGTGATGCTAGAAGATGTTGCCGGACCCAGACCCCCAGCTGAG GGCTTCACGGACGAGACTCCCAACTTCATCATCCCAGCAAGAAG AGCTGAATCCATGATGATGGTTCACCAGACAATGCCTCTGCCCAAGGACCTGGAAGCCCCATTCCAGGCATCTGCCCCGTCTACAGACCCTCTGGAGAACTCATCACCAG cCCCAGATCCTGTTCTGGAAGCCCCATCGACCCCACCGCCATCCAGCCTTTTACGCCCCCGCCTCAGTCCCTGGGGCTTGGCACCCCTCTTCCGTTCCGTTCGTTCCAAGCTGGAGAGCTTTGCTGACATCTTCCTCACACCCAACAAagccccacagcccccacccccatcacctccCATGAAGTTGGAGTTGAAGATTGCCATCTCAGAGGCTGAGCAGTCCAGGGCTGCTGAGGGTACTGCATCTGTCAGTCCCCGCCCTCCTATCCGCCAGTGGCGAGCTCAAGACCACCATCCCCCAGTACCTCTCCCTAAGCCACCTCTGGGCCGAAGTCACTCCTGCCCTGACCTGGGGCCTCCTGGCTCAGATACCTGCAGCTGGCCCCCTTCTTCACACCACCCAAGCCGGCCACGGCCTCGGCGGCATACTGTGGGTAGTGGAGAGATGGCTCGAGCCCCGCCACCGCCACCCCCTCGACCCTGTCTCCGGAAAGAGGTCTTCCCTCTTGGAGGAGTGGGAGGCTCTCCTCCCCTCATCACATCTTGTTCGTCCACCGcatccacttcctcctccttctctgagCCTGCAAAACCCAG GTTGGGCTCAACTAAGGGGAAGGAGCCACAGGCCTCACAGGACCAAGTGCTGTCAGACCCTGAGACCAAG ACCATGGGAAAGGTTTCTCGATTTAGAATACGCAGGACAGTGGCCCGTCCTCAACTAAACCTTACACCAATGGGGCTGCCTCGACCAATCAG GTTGAACAAGAAGGAGTTCAGCTTGGAAGAAATTTATACCAATAAGAATTATCAGTCACCTACAACCAGGAG cccccctccctgcctcatcCAGGACCTTTGA